One genomic segment of Kiritimatiella glycovorans includes these proteins:
- a CDS encoding GH39 family glycosyl hydrolase has translation MKHRAISWMVAALLLTLLPASLTGARDVREVRADFEDAASIGKWDGFYRGHQLQGHLTSLRQGLVTIPEYMFETSFPYRKRPYEEEIPFVDTISIVRFCGGYQKAWARQSGFDEPAKLDLAYEDENGELQYRFEWVKKRLNPYLEMGYRDIIISLDNVPYAMQAYESTGAYGQIAPPRDYEEWGRFIEALCNHMIDLYGYDLPNRWTFRMGTENNGQKPGDAHTFDGTHEQWIRWYDFTSAAVKKVLPGARFGPGEFGGPIHTRGVEPPAVDYIRFVEHCATGANYATGEIGAPLDFIANSSHSVPRYQNGKLVGCAWPSERVDANRDSYRNMIGPHRQYADLPKYCFQFGHLCSEQTDPTEKAMPGVGSVLRTCEPGGRGAAWTFHTLVEMKEEVPAIEGIWHWGVLESFKGGLDGSAEKSTGRVTHALLKSNGWLYSILDYAQGGEAWVFDVPAGADGTVYKILFTTRRGHTYLIASAFHADRGYFTPRELSVTIPARLFPGNPKKTLAGQVELTQKNSVYREIRKDFEERGLLAPGHARYDDLLAGIYEISDREKRGEVIDCLRANFPVYRERMVDSLTLKPFEGVLERGNDEYTFTFEMIPGSVKAIAIEHP, from the coding sequence TCTGCTGCTGACCCTTCTTCCGGCGTCTTTGACCGGCGCCCGCGACGTTCGCGAGGTCCGCGCGGATTTTGAAGACGCCGCGTCGATCGGGAAGTGGGACGGGTTTTACCGCGGTCACCAGCTTCAGGGCCACCTCACGAGCCTTCGGCAGGGGCTGGTCACGATTCCCGAGTACATGTTCGAGACGTCGTTTCCGTATCGTAAACGGCCCTATGAAGAAGAGATCCCGTTTGTCGACACGATCTCGATCGTCCGTTTCTGCGGCGGCTATCAGAAGGCGTGGGCGCGTCAGTCCGGATTCGATGAGCCGGCGAAGCTGGATCTCGCGTACGAGGATGAAAACGGCGAACTGCAGTACCGGTTCGAGTGGGTGAAAAAGCGACTGAACCCCTACCTCGAGATGGGCTACCGCGACATCATCATCTCGCTCGACAACGTGCCCTATGCGATGCAGGCCTACGAATCGACCGGGGCTTACGGACAGATCGCGCCGCCGCGGGATTACGAGGAGTGGGGCCGTTTTATCGAAGCGCTCTGCAACCACATGATCGATCTCTACGGCTACGATCTGCCGAATCGCTGGACGTTTCGGATGGGGACCGAGAACAACGGCCAGAAGCCGGGCGACGCCCATACCTTCGACGGCACGCACGAGCAGTGGATCCGGTGGTACGACTTCACGTCCGCCGCGGTGAAGAAGGTGCTGCCCGGGGCGCGCTTCGGTCCGGGCGAATTCGGGGGCCCGATCCACACCCGCGGGGTCGAACCGCCCGCCGTCGACTACATCAGGTTCGTCGAACATTGCGCGACCGGGGCCAACTACGCCACGGGCGAAATCGGCGCCCCGCTCGACTTTATCGCCAATTCGTCGCACTCGGTGCCGCGTTATCAGAACGGAAAGCTGGTCGGATGCGCGTGGCCCTCCGAACGTGTGGATGCCAACCGAGATTCGTACCGCAATATGATCGGTCCGCACCGGCAGTACGCCGATCTTCCGAAGTACTGCTTTCAGTTCGGACACCTGTGCAGCGAACAGACCGATCCCACCGAGAAGGCCATGCCCGGGGTCGGCAGCGTCCTGCGCACCTGTGAACCGGGCGGACGCGGGGCGGCATGGACCTTTCACACGCTCGTGGAGATGAAGGAGGAGGTCCCCGCCATCGAGGGGATCTGGCATTGGGGCGTGCTGGAGAGTTTTAAGGGCGGCCTCGACGGAAGCGCCGAAAAGAGTACGGGACGGGTGACGCACGCATTGCTCAAGAGCAACGGATGGCTCTACTCCATCCTCGATTACGCCCAGGGCGGCGAGGCGTGGGTTTTCGATGTCCCCGCCGGCGCCGACGGGACGGTCTACAAGATTCTTTTCACGACGCGCCGGGGGCATACCTACCTGATCGCCTCCGCCTTCCACGCCGACCGGGGTTATTTCACCCCGCGCGAACTCTCTGTGACGATCCCGGCCCGGCTGTTTCCGGGTAACCCGAAAAAGACCCTCGCCGGACAGGTTGAACTTACGCAGAAGAATTCCGTCTATCGCGAGATCCGCAAAGATTTTGAGGAGCGGGGCCTGCTGGCCCCGGGCCATGCTCGCTATGACGATCTGCTGGCCGGGATCTATGAGATCTCCGATCGGGAAAAGCGCGGGGAGGTCATCGATTGTCTGCGTGCGAACTTTCCCGTCTATCGTGAACGCATGGTAGACTCGCTCACCCTGAAGCCGTTCGAGGGTGTCCTGGAGCGCGGGAATGATGAGTATACATTCACCTTCGAAATGATCCCCGGCTCGGTCAAGGCGATCGCGATCGAACACCCTTAA